Part of the Triticum aestivum cultivar Chinese Spring chromosome 4D, IWGSC CS RefSeq v2.1, whole genome shotgun sequence genome is shown below.
TGATGGCAGAAATAGACTGCCCAGGTGCGCATCTTAGATGCACCTTCGACCTGCGTAACTCAGGCTTAGCTTCCCCTGAGCTCTCAGTCTGCCAGTTCTTGATACTTGGATGAAACTCTGATACATCAGCACAGACACTTGAGACTGATCTCTTCACAAGGGAAATCTTCGAAGTATCCCCGCCAAGTTCCTCGAAAACAACTAACAGATTTCTAGATGGCTGCAACCAGGATTTTGGCACATGATACCTGAATATAACAGTTTGAATAATTTAGTCAATGCAGTAGCAACAATACTTTACTAACAAGGGCAAAAACCAAAAAATAATTGGAAGAGTTTTAATGGTGAAGGAAGACAAGTATCAAGCAGTATGATTTTGGATACTAAAAAAAGATGAGGCAGCAGGCTGATTATCTCTAGTTCAAATGTTGTGGTAAATGGTCTTACCAACGTTGTGTCGGCTGACCGCAACCTGCTTGACATTTGGTTGCCCGGAATGACCCCGTGTAACTGTAATCTTTGCAGTCCCCAGTTGCATATGCTAATGAGTACCGTCCAATGCTTTGTCCATTTATCCAGATTTGTCCCTTACCCATGCTACCCATATCCAGAGCCAGCGGTTCATCACCACTTGGAGTATCAAAGTATGCCTATTAAAACAAGCAGTTGTAAGAGTGGGATTGAACATATTAAACCTCTAAAGGGCTCCTATCATAGATTGGTTTTTTTTCTTACCCTATACCATGCCAATGGCATTTGGTTTTGTGCTATCAGTGATCCTTGCATCCATTCAACTGAACTTGCACCTTCTAAGGAGTTCAGGTTCATCTGTTCACCTTTCAGACCAACCTAGAATGGATAAAGGTACATTTATTTACCTTCTTTCTTACTAAAAACACAAATTAGTCAACAAAGAAGTTACTAGATGCTGCACTCACCTGATAGGTCCATGTCTGCCAGGTCAGATCTCGCGAACCTTCATCCAAACCATGAAGCACAACAGGACCATTGACACCAGTATTCCATGTCTCGTAATGAACCCCGATATTCTACAGGGACAAGAATAGTTCAGTCATATATGCAAGATTATTAGCTGTAAGTTTATAAATTCATGCAGTGATGAGGGAACGAACCGGTAGCCCACAAGCAACACTCAGCAGTGAAATTTCGTTAGTACCGGCACGAAGGTTAACATTGCCCTTGTATGAGATTCTTTTATCTTCCCTGGTTCCAGAAGCAGAACCTACACCAGAATAAAAATTATTTTATTCACTATTCAGTCTCCACAGCGCTGGTGTTGTATAGACAAGAGAGCAGTTTCAAGTGGAAAACCTTGTAGCTGTCCATTGATAAAGATATGCAAGGCATGGCCGGCAGATTGCACAGAGAGAGACAAAGGCTTGCCACCTTGTAGAAACTTCTCAGAGGGGCTTACATCCACACTACAATAATCATTTTAAGCATATTATGTTTTAGCGTGAAAGGATGCAGAGGCCAGGGTAATCCTCCTTCTCTAAAAAAAAGCATGAAAGACATGTCCCTCGTTTTTCATAAACAGAAAACCGTAGGAAAGTTGTACAAACAGATGAAACTCCAATGAAGTTAGTTATAGAGACCTGCAACTTATTAGTGTCGCAATTACCTGGTCATGTACCAAAGATAATCACTGGTGTCTCTCGTGACATTAAGCTGTTCCAGTAGACCAGTTGTGGTGAGCAACGGAGCAGCTGCGAGTGAACCAACCTCCTCATCATACCTCTCCCACATCATTGAAGAGGCCCCATTGGACCACATCTGCATTTGAGATGTCTGAACACCAACCTGTGGAGATAATAACAGTTTGGACCAGCTAAACAAACTCCTCATATAATGGATTGAAATAATAAGACCTGAGAACGACATAATACCATCCGCATAAGCACAAGTGAAACTTACCGTTGCAGTGTTATAAACAACTGTTCtgcaatcaggaaggatgctgATTGACCAAGGTGGAAGACTATAATGCTCATTGTCGAAGACAACTTTTGCATGAGAGTTAGAATTATAGTTTGCGAGAAAGGCTGCACAACCAGATGGAGATCGGTAGACATGGGCCTGAATTATAGGTTGTAAATGTAAGTGACAGATCAAGCCATATAGGATATATGCACTTCAGTGATGGGAAATGGTAATCAAGACAAACCTCTTGCATACTTCCAAGGGAAGTCACAGTTGGATCAACAGAAACCAATGCCGGCTCACATAACTTAATAGCTCTATGAAGTTCTTTAAGATGTCCATACTTTGGTTCTCTTGCAAGTCCTGGTTAGTAACAAAGCAGAGTCTGGGTAAGAATTATCTAGCCCATTTAGCAAAACTTCAATTCTTTATATGTCAAAAGTCACCGCTATGCTCAAAATAGACAAATAATAGATACAGATAGTGATCATACTGACAACAAAACTCTATATTTCTAAACTTACCATATTCATCAAGTGGGGCGTCATAATCATAGCTTGTGGTGATGAAGGGACCTCCAGCGGTGCGCCCAAAATTTGTTCCACCATGATACTTTGTGCGGAAAAAAAACAATATACCACTGACCATGAATATCTCCTCTCAGGAAGCTTCAAGAAAACTTAATAATGGTAACAAGCATATATACAACTTATTTTCTGCCATACCATGTAGTAGTTGATAAAAGAGCCACCCTTCTGCACAAAGCGAGCAACAGCAAATGAAAGATCTTCAACTGGTCGTTTACGGATGGTCCCACCAAATTCGGTAAACCTACATTATTGTTCATATTAATGCAATTGTACAAAGAAACACTAGAATGAACAGAATCCGAACGATGAACATGTGAACTGCATCAATGAAAAATGTAGCTGTATATTTTTCACAGTAGATTGGATATTTCCCTTGAAAGATAACTTACCAACCAGTCCAAGCTTCAGTCCACATCGTAGGCTTGGAAGGTGAGTTCGGTGTAAATGCATCACAGTAGAAACCATTGCATGCGTTTATCTGTACAAAGGACAAGTTAAATGTAATTTGAACTACTAGGTCGACAAGAGAGACAGGATGTAGCATACAAACTGATTGGAATTGATTTGATTATAGTTGTAAAACGAATGTACTATATTCTGCATACAAACTGGAACCAGATATTTTGGAAACCTAAAACACTAAATGGAATGCCTTATGGATATAACCTGCACTGAGCTCACAGAAATAAACATGTGAACTTACATgaccaaaaaagaaagaaaaaaaatacccTTAAAAATCTAAGATGCCAAATAATCATCAGTTTGCTACATTTGCGCCATGATCCTTTTAATTCGACATGGGACAAGATTAACATACCACTGGATCTGGTGCATCTTCCTGCTTGCACATCACCCACGGCACACCGGTGTCCAATCCCACGGCCATCTTTGCCGCCCAGTCACTGTATGACTTGCCAGCAGCCCCAAACTCTTTCTCTTCTGGCCCATACTCATTCTCAATCTGCACTCCAAATAACAACAGGCAACACCATGAGCAACCAGGGAAAATACGCAGATTAAGACAAACCATGTTGAGAAATGCTGAATCACTAATTTCAAGCAAGAATAGAAGGCGACAATAAGCAGAGCACTTGCAACAAATGAATGAGCAGTTTCGCGTGTCATGGAAGAAAATTTATTTATTTCAGCGTTATGTACAATGGCAAGTTGGCAACTATCTCAACATGCAGTAAACAACCATGCCATGTCAAAAAGTTGCATTTAGCTCGAAGAGAATGTTTATACACACTTGCCTGAGAAAGGATAATAGGGCCACCTTGGGAAGCAAAGAGCTCCTCACTCTTCATCATGCCCACAATCTTCTCGGTGAACCCCTGCATTGCCGCctgcaaaaacaaaacaaaggggcATTGCCACAAACCTAAGCAAAAGAAGACCTGCATCCCAGACAAGATCCAGAAATTGTGGAGGACTCCCACGGACCTTGAAAGGCTCGTTGTCGGTCCTGAAGCTGATGCCCGGAACATACTTCAGCCAGACCGGAAAGCCGCTGCATAAATTGCATGTGGACAGACACAAGTCACACAAGTCAAGTGACAAACGAAAGCAAATCACACGCATTCACCAAACTGGAAGCAGCAGCACAATGCCAGTAAATAATACGGACTAGTAGTCTATTTTCACTGTGGTGGTGATTTTTAGCAAGTGGTGGTAAGGAGTAAATATACGCACCCGAAATTCCACTCCCCGCAAATGTAGGGACCGATGCGGAGATGCACGAACAGCCCGGCCTTCTGGGCCGTCTTAATGAACCTGACCAAATCGTACCTCCCTTCGAAGTTGTACTGCAGCAAGCGAGAAAATTACCACTGGAATTCCACATCTCTTATAATAGCAGCTCACACTGAATGTCTGAATGGTAGGTGATGATAAGTGTGAGTGTAGTACGTTTCCGGGGGTTGGTTCGTGCCCGTTCCAGAAGACGTAGGTCTGGATCACGTCCAAGCCTCCGTCTTTCGCCTTCTGAATCAGCCCTTCCCACATCTGATGCATAGGGGTAGCGTCAATGGACAGTCAGTGCTCGGTCAATCAGCCAGAGATTCGGAAATATGTGAACAAAAATCTAGTAACAAGCTACAGCATTATTATTAGCGGTGCTGGGGAaccaaaatgccccaaaaatgGTCGCAGGAGCAAGCAAAACGAGCAGCATTTGGAGAAAATCTAGGAAAAGGGATCCGCAAGGATAGGGAGATGTCGATATCTGTCGCTTGAAAGCATTGAGCGCAAAGCAAAGAGGGGGAAACGTACGGGCAAGCAAGCGGCATTTCACTTTTCTTTCATGGCAGCTCTACCAAGCAAGAAACCGCGAACCGCGCCATTAAGCACCCAAGAAACTCCCGTCCCCTTCCCcggaaaaagtaagaaaagaagaGGAAAAGGAGACGGTTTCCGAAGAAAGCAGCTGGGCTACCTCTGGGGTGCTCCGGGGGTAATGTATGGATCCGGAGAAGAGGATCCTCCTCTCGCCGCTGATGAGCACCGCCTTCCGGTCGTAGGTGACCGCGCCCTCCACTGCGGCCGCCagcacggacgccgccgccgccgccgccaagacgGCCAGGCACAGCAGGGCCGCAGCCGCCCACCGCCGCGCCATCACTGTCCGGGAAGGTGGTGGGAGGGGAcggtgaggaggaggaagaagaagacacacGCGAGGACGGGCACACGCAAATGCGGCTGTGCCTTGCGTGGTCTTCACTGGTCTTCttccctccaccaccaccacggacGGACCTGCTGCTCCTGGCTGGCCTGTGTTTTGTTGGTGGGTTTCTTGGATTCTAGGATTCCTTGGCGAGGTTCTTGGGAGGAGCGTCGGCCAGTGGGGGCAGCGGCTCACTGGAGCTTTTGGCCTATCGTGCTATTataatctctctctcctctccctcgctcgcaCACCGAGCGAGTGAAACTGCTTGGACCGGAGAGAGAGAAGACGGAGGGAGGcaaagaaaagagaagagaagagtcccACCCACCGTAGGCGTGTGGATGTGTGGGACAGCGGGGAGTAGTAGCACCAGCAATGGTACCGTACAAAGATGGCAGCTCATCATGCATGCCATGGTGGCCTCCCTCCTCCGTGTGTGATGGTGATGACCTAGATAGACGTGGCCAGCTCTGCCATGCTGAGCCACTGACATCGGGCTCGTCTTTCCGTCACAGAGCGAGTACACACTCTGTCTGTTTATTAAAAACATGATTACTGGCAACTAATTGTAAGCGCATTTTGAGTATAAGATACAGCCACGAGGCTGCAACGTACTGTAGTGCTGTGCTTGTGGATGTAGCTTAGGAGCTAAGCTTGGTTGCATGCAGTAATGGAGGCACCGGCCATGCCATGCTCGCGCGTTGAGTGTTTGGCAACGAAACCGAAACCCACTTTCGTCCCATTCCAACAAAAGAAAGTGGCGAGCGAAAGCACCACCGGCTCTGCTGCCTATTACACAGACGGCGGTGTAGCCAAGCCAgcctcgctgctgctgctgcttccacATTGGGAAGTCTGACTGGTTGGTTACCGGCCGTTTTGATGCAACGTGGacgggaaaaaaagaaaagaaaagaaaagagaaaggcatCTTTCAGTACGGCGAGGCCTCTGGACGAGGGCACATGGGACGAGAGTGACCGAGCGAGCAGAGCGCGGTTGGACGAAGGAAGAGACCATCCATCCGTCGCCGCATTCCTGTGTGTGTCTAAACGGTGGCACAGGAGCCTAGAGAGAGCCTAGCTAGAGAGGTCGTTACTATGCAGTACTAAGTGCATTGAATTCACTCGTCGTGGCCGAGCCTGGAAATGCTGGTCGACGACAGGTTACGTTACACCGATGTAGGCATGGTGTAGGCGTGTGTAGCGGCAGCCAGGCCAAGgccaaggcaaaggcaaaggcgTCAGTGGACGGACATACGAGGATGGATCGGATCAGGATGGTTGCACACACGCGCCCACCGATCCCCGGCCACTGACGACAAACACCAGAGAGGATGGAGCGCCTTTGTGCAAAAGCGGGGCGAGGCGGATTAAAAGGAGGAAAAGAGAGGGAGATCGGAGGCGATTCATTAGTGGACGCACAGGCGGGCGGCGGCCCACCAGGCTGAACCAACGACCCAAAGCACGCACGTCGCAAAGGCAGTGCACGCCGTTCCCCATGATCGATCACCGCGTCCGTGTGCGTGCCGTGGTCACACCGTTTTCCCCCGGAAACGCCAGGCCACCGTCCGTGATCCCGAGCCCCAACTACCAGAGCAGAGCAGTGCAAACCATCCCGCCCACTGGCGCTGGCGCTCGCCTCGCGTCCGGACGGGACGTACCTGCGCGCGCGTACGCCAGCCATTTGCGCCCATATCTCCCCCTCTCcgtggcaaaatttcgtgtttcgACCCTTTTTACAAACAAAATCAGGATCTGACCCCGTTCGAAAATATTtcaggatctgacccttttgcctaccgccagGGGGTCTGGCGGTAGGTTTGCACGTCCTACCGCCGTCCCCTCTGACGGTAGGTCCTTTGACGACGACTGACGGCCGTTGGCAGGCGCTGACATGGAAAAGGGCCTACCACCAGCGGGTACGGCGGTAGGTTACTGAAGCCTACCGCCAGACCGTCTGGCGGTAGGGTCATGTGTGGTGGATAAGGTGGGGAGGGGCTGGTTTGTGGGCCCCACCACCACTCTTCTTCCCCACTCATCTTCTTCCCCGTGCTCagctcctctcccccccccctcacAAACCCCCCTAGATCCACTCCACTTGCTTGAGATTTCAGAGCATtttcatcacccaaggtacctcccccATTCCCCTTccttttgattggttgagatcttTATTTTGTGTTGATTTGGTCAATTTATTGCAAACCCTAGGTGTTGATGTTGTTGTGTGCATTTATGATGCATttatggttagggttatggttatgtTAGGGGTTAGTGTTAGGGTTATGGTGGTTATGttgggggttagggttagggttaatgGTTAGGTTAACTTAGTATGAATAGTAGTTACTTGTCCAATTTATACAAAATTTAGTTCATTTGTccatttgtgttggttggatgacatATATGGATTGATTATATTGTTTCCACTTTCTTAGATGCATAAGCTCGTAAATGTTCATTATTTGGACAAGTCGACATTTATGCTTGGAAATGACGATGAAGGGGAAGAGGCTATGGTTTTTGACACAAGTCCAAGCTTTGATGATCTTGTAGTTAAAGTGAGAAGCGTTTTACATTGGAATGACTCAAATGCCGTGGTTAAGCTTATTGGGAGGTATGACGTTGGATTGGAAATAAATTCCCGATTAAAGAGTATGTCCATCACCTCCCAATTGCATTGGAATGTGTACAAGGAAAAAGTAGACGCATCACAAGACAAGTCTCTTGAGATCTTTGCCACAAAGGTtgatcctcctcctcctttgcaAATTGATCTCAACCGCAATGCATCCTCCCCCAGACATGATGATAGTGCCGAGGTGTATGTCCCCAATTgttctagccaaccaccaagtagccaACCCAATGAAGATCATATCAATGCTAGCGCCATAGTACTCCGTCATGATGCTATTCCTCATGTTGAAgaagatgctagtggtcatgttgatgatgatgctattgTTGCTCAAGAGGATGCTTACTCGGAGAATGAAGAGATCCATTACAATCCAATTGGTAACTTGGATGTCATTGTGCGGCAACAAGACATGGACCGTACCCTCCCTTATAACCGTATGTGTGGGTATAACTCGGATGACGAGGGTCTGGAGGAAGAGTTGGATGAGGATGGGTTGACTGCGCAAGAAAATGAAATCTACAAGAAGGTGACCAACAAGAAGAGAGGGCCGCCGTTGTTTAGGGATGTGAGTCTTGCAGACAATGCCGTCGTTGACGGTGGGATGAGATTCTGGTTGTCTGAGCCAACGCCGTGCCCCAAATTCAGTGATACTCGACCAGAAAATGAGGATGAgaatgctcatttgaagaaaggCATCAAGTTTGGTTTCTTGGTAGAGTTCAAGATATGGTTGTGTGACTATGCCATTAGGAACCATAGGCCGTTTGTTGTTGGTCATTCAAATCAAAAACTTCGGTACACAGTCAAATGTGACCAAGAAGGTTGCAAATGGATGGTCCGCGATAGAAAAATCAAAGAAACCAGGCAATGGGTGTTGAAGAGTCATGTTGGCACTCACACGTGCGTACCCCCGGATAGGGCCGACCGAAGCAAAGGACACCGTCAACTCACGTCTGAGTATCTAGGATACAAATTGTTGCATCAAATAGCACATGATCCAACCGTGAAGGTCAAGTTTCTCATGTCTTCGATTGAGAAACTTTTCGGATACCCGgtcaagtatgggaaggcatggaTGGCGAAGGCAAATGCTATTAGGATGTTGCATGGTGATTATGAGGCCGCATATAACATTCTTCCCAAGATGTTGGCAGCCATTGCTCATCGAAACTCGGGAATGCGCCATCGGGTGGAGTCAATTGATGGAGTGTTTCGTCGTGCCTTCTGGAGCTTTGGACAATGCATTGAGGCATTCACGTATTGTCGCCCGGTCTTGTCTATAGATGGTACATTCTTGACCGGAAATACAAGGGCACATTGATGGTGGCGATGGCCCACTCTTCAAATGATAACGTGTTGCCggtggcatttgccttggtgccttcggagcacgatgataattgggagtggttcatggggcatGTGAGAACCAAGGTGATAGGCAAGCGAGAGGTATGCATTATATCGGATCGCCATCATGGGATTCTCAAAGCAATAGACGTTGATATTCCCGGTCTTCCAAAGCTTCAACACCGTTGGTGCATGAGACactttgttgcaaacttttaccgagCATGCAAGAGCAAGGAGTTTTGCAAAGACCTTACCCTTGTTTGCGTTGCATTCAACACCGACACATTCAAAAGCCGATATGATAAACTCCTCAAGGCTTTGGAGAAGAACAAAGGGGGGAAAGAATTCTTGCTTAGGCACGAGCCGGATAAAGAAAAGTGGTCACGCGCTTACGATGAAGGAGGTATGCGATATGGGGACATGACAAGCAACATGGTGGAATGCTTCAACAATGTGTTAaaatgtgtgtcaacactaacaTCCGTTTTAtatgcagtcaccgcctcctctatgcaagtacttcagCTGGATAGATCATGAAGTGCCAAAAGATATCCAAAAGGACCAATTAGAAGAttgtcttagagcatctccagccgctggcccccccaggacgcataaaaatcgctccctgggggtgagccggcgattcgttcggcgctgggggcggttttgcacccagtcgtcgcccccagtcgCCGATTTTGGCCCACTTTTGAAGCCCCATTTCGGCGAAAAAGGCCCATATGGACGAGAATatgcccatattcggcgtggttcgccgtggctcgacgttcaattatcaacataaatatttgtttatcacatatttcatcacagaaaattcaaatacttcaacaaaatagttcaacaacaaatagttcaatacaaattatatagtttaacaaacaaaaactcatatttcatcacacgtcgcgcccggtgtcgcccttgagcctccataggtgctctatcagatcttgctgcagttgatgatgcacctgtgggtctcggatctcctgacgcatactgaggtaggcagtccaggttgccggtagctggtgatcaacttgggcaagaggaccctgcctgtggtatggttcagtgtcaaacactggctcttcctgctcgctctcaatgatcatgttgtgcaagatgacacaacacgtcatgatctcccacatttgatctttcgaccaggtctgagcggggtaccggagaacagcaaatcgagattggagcacaccaaatgcccgctcgacatccttcctgcaagcctcctgaatcttcgcaaaccaggcgttcttgcctccaggcacagggtttttgatggtcttcgcaaatgtcgaccatctcggatagatgccatcagctagatagtaccccttgttgtagtgccgcccattgatctcgaagttcaccggaggataatgaccttcaacaagcttggcaaagacaggagagcactgcagcacgttgatgtcattgtgagttcctggcataccgaagtaggagtgccaaatccagaggtcccgtgtggccaccgcctcaagtaccacactgcaaccgcatttggcgcctttgtacatcccctgccaagcaaatgagcaattcttccatttccaatgcatgcagtcgatgcttccaagcatcccaggaaatcctcttgctgcattctgtgctaggatccgagcagtgtcttccgcattgggtgttctcaagtattgcggtccaaacactgccaccactgcccgacagaacttgtagaaacactctatgctggtggactcggccatgcgcccatagtcgtcctgtgagtcagcgggagctccgtatgcaagcatcctcatcgctgtcgtgcatttctggatggaggtgaatccaagtttgccggtgcaatccatcttgcatttgaagtagttgtcgaactcccggatggaattcacaatcctgaggaaaagctttctgctcatccgataacggcgccgaaatgttctgtcgccctgaagtggagcatcggcgaagtagtcggagtagagcatgcagtagccttcgagatgacgccggttctttgctttcacccgccccggcgccgagccacctcgccgcggcttttcattgctagccagcagctgggcgagggcggcgagcaccatgagatgctcttcttcctggacgtcggcctcggcttcctcctccagcagcgcggcgagcacttcctcgtcatccgagtccatcgccgaggcaggcaaatcgccgaacaccttgcgcgcggtgggcgtgcacccgccgctaaactgcccctccgcggccggaaacgcccagctggtgCCGGAGGGGCTGCCACAgcgaacctctgctatttttccggcggggaatggctatctagcggtgaagggcggcggggcggcgccgggatatacctagtggcggccgagagcgcggggggtgggaggcgagtcggggaagaaaatcttgacttttcacctgacggcgtgggccagccgcgcttttcccttgcgccggagcccccaagcgcccctagcgcgccgggttcggcctgtggccgccgggcggaaaaaagggccgaaccggcgcttttcgtcgtcctgggggcgcgactgggccattttttggtgccggcgccgaaaaagtcgcctggggggcctgttgggggcgcggctggagatgctcttaggcgcCAGCGGCTGTTCGAAGAAAGGTTTCAAAGAGGCTTGGAGAAAGAGCGTCGTCAGAAAGAGAGGATGGAGCGGAAgcaacgcgaggaggagagggc
Proteins encoded:
- the LOC123098531 gene encoding beta-galactosidase 5; amino-acid sequence: MARRWAAAALLCLAVLAAAAAASVLAAAVEGAVTYDRKAVLISGERRILFSGSIHYPRSTPEMWEGLIQKAKDGGLDVIQTYVFWNGHEPTPGNYNFEGRYDLVRFIKTAQKAGLFVHLRIGPYICGEWNFGGFPVWLKYVPGISFRTDNEPFKAAMQGFTEKIVGMMKSEELFASQGGPIILSQIENEYGPEEKEFGAAGKSYSDWAAKMAVGLDTGVPWVMCKQEDAPDPVINACNGFYCDAFTPNSPSKPTMWTEAWTGWFTEFGGTIRKRPVEDLSFAVARFVQKGGSFINYYMYHGGTNFGRTAGGPFITTSYDYDAPLDEYGLAREPKYGHLKELHRAIKLCEPALVSVDPTVTSLGSMQEAHVYRSPSGCAAFLANYNSNSHAKVVFDNEHYSLPPWSISILPDCRTVVYNTATVGVQTSQMQMWSNGASSMMWERYDEEVGSLAAAPLLTTTGLLEQLNVTRDTSDYLWYMTSVDVSPSEKFLQGGKPLSLSVQSAGHALHIFINGQLQGSASGTREDKRISYKGNVNLRAGTNEISLLSVACGLPNIGVHYETWNTGVNGPVVLHGLDEGSRDLTWQTWTYQVGLKGEQMNLNSLEGASSVEWMQGSLIAQNQMPLAWYRAYFDTPSGDEPLALDMGSMGKGQIWINGQSIGRYSLAYATGDCKDYSYTGSFRATKCQAGCGQPTQRWYHVPKSWLQPSRNLLVVFEELGGDTSKISLVKRSVSSVCADVSEFHPSIKNWQTESSGEAKPELRRSKVHLRCAPGQSISAIKFASFGTPSGTCGSFEQGECHSTKSQTVLEKCIGKQRCAVAISPDNFGGDPCPNVMKRVAVEAVCSPGT